A DNA window from Anastrepha obliqua isolate idAnaObli1 chromosome 5, idAnaObli1_1.0, whole genome shotgun sequence contains the following coding sequences:
- the LOC129246934 gene encoding uncharacterized protein LOC129246934, whose product MSDKYAVPNKLPGKTVSVLAHRKRRILQDKATIEQKKALKTKRIAGLKKHHKFRRPESFVMSYLKAERTAKRMKRTILRNNLLDTNDASKTNEKLLLVMRHAGKKIFDETTTKIFKTLNMPYRQNAVFLKNNKEAQILLKVIEPFVVYGYPSLNIIRELMFKRGFARINGKKTPIQSNALVEEHLGDKGIICLEDIIHEIYTVGPNFDAVKEFLCTFMLSPPRDGWKNKVSVSYKRGGEYGDRGGDINELIMRCL is encoded by the exons ATGTCGGACAA GTACGCAGTGCCCAACAAGTTGCCGGGGAAGACTGTGTCGGTGCTAGCGCATCGAAAACGCCGAATTCTTCAAGACAAAGCTACTATTGAGCAAAAGAAAGCTTTGAAAACCAAGAGAATCGCAGGTCTGAAAAAACATCATAAATTCCGTCGTCCTGAATCATTTGTTATGAGTTATCTGAAAGCAGAGCGCACAGCTAAACGAATGAAACGCACAATTCTGCGTAATAATTTATTGGACACCAACGATGCCAGCAAGacgaatgaaaaattacttttggtCATGAGACACGCCGG AAAAAAGATTTTCGATGAAACCactactaaaatatttaaaacattaaatatgCCTTATCGCCAAAATGCtgtatttttaaagaataataAAGAAGCACAAATATTGCTAAAGGTTATCGAACCATTCGTAGTATATGGATATCCTTCGCTGAATATAATCCGTGAGCTGATGTTTAAGAGGGGCTTTGCGCGTATTAATGGAAAGAAAACACCAATTCAATCTAATGCTTTGGTCGAGGAGCATCTTGGTGATAAAGGTATCATTTGTTTGGAAGATATCATCCACGAAATTTATACTGTAGGACCTAATTTTGACGCTGTTAAAGAGTTTCTTTGCACTTTCATG CTTTCTCCTCCACGGGATGGGTGGAAAAATAAAGTTTCGGTGTCATACAAACGTGGCGGTGAATATGGCGACAGAGGCGGTGATATTAATGAGTTAATAATGCGATGCCTGTAA
- the LOC129248221 gene encoding vesicle transport through interaction with t-SNAREs homolog 1A — protein sequence MLLLEQYEQQYAVLIAEITSEIAQLKQLNGVERRDLSSKIDGSLAEAHELLEQMTLEIRDIDVTLRPSFHNKVGCAQVELKRLQSDYRNAKEAQQRQHRTVLELGGNDGDYYDDVSIGNDQRQRLLENSERIERTGNRLADGYRVALETETLGAQVLNDLSHQREVLHGARARLRETNADLGRASRTLNSMMLRALREKYVLYVVGVCFVVAVGVSLYLTFSSSAPTS from the exons ATGTTGTTGCTAGAACAGTATGAACAGCAATATGCGGTATTGATTGCAGAAATCACTTCCGAAATTGCACAACTAAAACAATTAAATGGGG TGGAACGTCGAGATCTAAGCTCCAAAATCGATGGTAGTCTTGCGGAAGCGCATGAACTTTTGGAACAAATGACTTTGGAAATACGGGACATCGATGTAACATTGCGACCAAGCTTCCACAATAAAGTCGGTTGTGCGCAGGTAGAATTGAAGCGACTACAAAGTGATTATCGTAATGCTAAGGAAGCGCAACAGCGACAACACAGGACCGTATTAGAGTTAGGTGGTAATGATGGCGACTATTATGATGATGTTTCTATAGGTAATGACCAACGACAACGTCTATTGGAGAATTCAGAACGTATAGAACGCACCGGAAATCGTTTAGCGGATGGATATCGAGTTGCACTGGAGACTGAAACATTAGGAGCACAAGTGCTTAATGACTTAAGCCACCAACGTGAAGTTCTTCACGGCGCACGGGCGCGTTTACGAGAAACCAACGCAGATTTAGGACGTGCTTCGCGCACACTTAATTCAATGATGTTACGTGCGTTGAGAGAAAAGTATGTCCTATATGTAGTGGGGGTTTGTTTTGTGGTCGCGGTAGGTGTGAGCCTATATTTGACGTTTTCATCCAGTGCTCCCACTTCTTAG
- the LOC129248222 gene encoding uncharacterized protein LOC129248222 — protein sequence MASVRIPKQKVILCGDYGVGKSSLFRRFTNDTFVTDTDRKSTLGLDHIDRDYTVGDKQIKLQLWDTGGMERVASVTSSYYKFAEGAILVFAMDNAASFHSLSQHLLDIVTYAENAKIFICGNKSDLAGREPQVSDAEVEAFCEQCHSLISATYKTSCKTSEGVEEMFRDISRILVDANRSKMELQALEQHSFKIDSAAEADTNEESSQCIC from the exons ATGGCTTCGGTACGTATTCCAAAGCAAAAAGTAATACTGTGCGGAGATTATGGTGTTGGGAAGAGTTCATTGTTTCGTCGGTTCACCAATGACACATTTG TAACAGATACAGATCGGAAATCTACACTAGGCTTGGATCATATAGACCGTGACTATACTGTCGGTGATAAACAAATCAAG CTACAACTCTGGGATACTGGTGGTATGGAACGTGTTGCATCTGTTACCTCATCTTACTACAAATTCGCCGAAGGTGCCATATTAGTATTTGCAATGGATAATGCCGCTTCTTTTCATTCCTTGTCACAACATCTTCTCGACATTGTTACTTATgctgaaaatgcgaaaatttttatttgtggtaATAAGAGCGATTTGGCAGGGCGTGAGCCACAGGTGAGCGATGCTGAAGTCGAAGCATTTTGTGAACAGTGCCACAGTTTAATTAGTGCCACCTATAAAACTTCTTGCAAAACATCGGAGGGCGTTGAAGAAATGTTTCGCGATATATCCCGTATTCTCGTTGATGCCAATCGCTCTAAAATGGAACTACAAGCTTTGGAACAACATAGTTTCAAAATCGACTCAGCTGCTGAAGCCGATACGAATGAAGAAAGCTCACAATGTATTTGCTAG